The Pelecanus crispus isolate bPelCri1 chromosome 7, bPelCri1.pri, whole genome shotgun sequence genome includes a window with the following:
- the FAM174B gene encoding membrane protein FAM174B encodes MRSAAPLLLLSACLLLPLLLPAAPGARGSQEPAANGSRLPAQPAGAPGNHSGAQLSPVPALLRDLSALKAAVIGACALTAVLIACLLLRVFRSGKRIKKTRKYDIITTPAERVEMAPLNEEDDEDEDSTVFDVKYR; translated from the exons ATGCGCTCCGCcgcgccgctgctgctgctctcggcctgcctgctgctgccgctgctgctgccggccgCGCCCGGCGCCCGCGGCAGCCAGGAGCCGGCGGCGAACGGCAGCCGCCTGCCCGCCCAGCCGGCCGGCGCGCCCGGCAACCACAGCGGCGCCCAGCTCAGCCCCGTGCCCGCGCTGCTCCGCGACCTCTCGGCGCTGAAGGCCGCCGTCATCGGGGCCTGCGCCCTCACGGCCGTGCTCATCGCCTGCCTCCTGCTCCGCGTCTTCAG ATCTGGCAAGAGGATTAAGAAGACCAGGAAGTACGACATAATCACCACTCCAGCTGAGCGCGTAGAAATGGCTCCTCTGAATGAAGAAGACGATGAGGACGAAGACTCAACAGTGTTTGATGTGAAATACAG